tttttcataacatatatatccatctctctatctatatcgtatatatttatatttatattttaattttaattttaattttaattttaatcctaataataagggtatgttagcgaatgttgtaagggtgtaagtcgaaattctgtccgtgtaacgctacgctatttttaatcattgtaagttatgttcaacctttttaatttaatgtctcgtagctaagttattattatgcttatttaatccgaagtaatcatgatgttgggctaattattaaaattgggtaattgagctttgtaccataattggggtttggacaaaagaacgacacttgtgaaaattagactatgggttattaatgggctttatatttgtttaactaaatgatagtttgttaatcttaatataaagatttacaattgggcgtccctataaattaccatatacactcgatcggacacgatgggcggggtatttatatgtacgaataatcgttcatttaaccggacacgggaatggattaatagccactagaataattaaaacaggggtgaaattatgtacaaggacacttggtataattgataacaaaatattaaaaccttgggttacactcagtcgacatcctggtgtaattattaaacaaagtattaaaatcttgttagagtttaagtccccaattagttggaatatttaacttcgggtataagaataatttgacgaggacactcgcactttatatttatgactgatggactgttatggacaaaaaccagacggacatattaaataatccaggacaaaggacaattaacccatgggcataaaactaaaatcaacacgtcaaccatcatggttacggaagtttaaataagcataattattttatttcatatttaattttctttattttatatttaattgcacttctaattatcgcatttttattgttattgtatttaattgcacttttaattatcgtactttttaattatcgcaagtttattttatcgcacttttattattcgcaatttcattatcgttatttactttacgctttaatttaagtcttgtatttaattttaatattttacatttggttttaactgcgactaaagttttaaaatcgacaaaccggtcattaaacggtaaaaacccccctttataataataatattacttatatatatatatttgtatttttataaaagtaaactaatatagcgttaagctttgtttaaagattttccctgtggaacgaaccggacttactaaaaactacactactgtacgattaggtacactgcctataagtgttgtagcaaggtttaagtatatccattctctaaataaataaatatcttgtgtaaaattgtatcgtatttaatagtattttcctgctaaaattaatagctattttatatacacctcgcacgacatcaatacataaatgttaatatacatacacatacatacatgtacATACAATTGAAAAGCAAATACACTATAGTCGACCTTCTTTTTGGTCGACTAAAGTTTTATTCAACTATAGGCGACCCAAAATGGGGTCGACTATAGTGTATGTTTTTGGAAGTCGACCCTTTGAACGGTCGAGTATGCAAGTGATCTTCTGAACTAAGGCATCCCCATAaccatatacagatatatacactttagcaaaaacaatgggagaattgtatatctatagttacatatacatatacatatacatatacatatacatatacatatacatatacatatacatataaatatacatatacatatacatatacatatacatatacatatacatatacatatacatatacatatacaattacagATACCTATCATATACTGACATGTACACACATACAAATAcatccatacacacatatatataaatacagggacccatacatagatatacatatatacacatatatacacatacagataAACTAACATATACATACAACAACGAAATAGGTTTTACCTCAATATCTGTCATCTTTGAAGGGAACTCTTGATTGAATCTAGGGACGAAATAGATACACTGACGATGGAATTAGGGTTTATCTACAAACTATTGAAGTAATCTCTTGATTGAATCTGCAATGAATGAGGGTTGATGAATCAGGTTTGAATCTGCAATGTTAGAGTTGAAATTTGAATTTTGTTATCCCAACTCGCTATTTCAGTGTCTTTTTGTATACTCGACCATCATTAAGGTCGCCCGTGTGTTTTGGGGTCGAATATAGTGGTCGACCGATAGCCAGCAGAAGTCGACCTTGCCAGTTATAAACGGTGGTCGACCACATTTAAATTTGGTGTGGTCGACCGGGTATAGGGGTAGTCGACCCAAATGGTGGTCGACTtaatggtgtaaatagacaattttttttcttaaaatgtattttggaataaaacttttttaaaaagtgtatttaGGGGAATTTCCCTCCCAAATATTGATGAAAAACACAAAATAGCTTAATTTTATTTTGTCAAGAGAAAGATCAATTTTACATATATCCTTAATGTTAGTCTTAAGTATGAACACATTCATCAAACACTGTAATTATCACATTTTCCTTCTTTATATGATCATGAAAATGTAAAGAAACTACCCATTTTTCtaagaaaaaattaaataaaaagtttACCATGCGAGCACAAAAGTTCATCATCTATTCATCTTGATACCGTTTTTTTCTCTGAAATAATGCCAAACAAGTGCAAGTACATGTATTTGTCGTACAAATCAACCACGGACTAAAAAGAACGATCATGAAAACTAGAAAAAAACACTAAACGCTCGTTGGGCTAAAGGTGTCACCGTAACCATATGTTTATGAGTTCAAGTTCAAAGGTgaataatatctatatctatatattagtTAAAAATCGTGTTTTGGTATGAGTTGTTTTTAGGGAAAAAAAATGAAAGAATAAAACATAACAATTTAAGCCAAAAAAACGTATAGATAAACAGGCCCGGCCCGAAGGTAGTGCAAGTGGATCACTTGCATAGGGCCCATGATTTATAGGGCCCCAAATACGTTTTGGCCCAAGTAATATTAATCTCAAATATGTTTGGCGCAAGTAACCTTTTTGCTTTTAATTGTATCGAAAAAGACCCACATTAGTGAGCCCACTTACCTGAAGTCCATAAAACCATAAATTTACATAATAAAGTCGAAACGTAGCTTAAAAACCCAATTTGTTCTCCATCTATCAACGATGTGGGATACAGTTCACTAAAGTTTTTTAGATGTTGAATTTCTATCAAGTTTAATACTCCGTAGTTACATTTTAAATTTTCCATTTCCACATTAAATGATTGTATCAATTTCCATTTCCAACTTCTCCAAATCTCAATTCATAATACTCCGTAGCCGTTTGTAGCAAATATTTTATTCATTTCCCAATTTGTATTTACATTTTTCAAGCATATATGCATTCAAGTTGGTAATTTATTCCGTTTTCCAAGTcgcatgaatatgaattgaaatatGTTGAAGTGTTTTAAACATTATTCGTTAAGGTCTAGGGGTCTTTTTTCCGACTTGCTCTGGGCCCTTAAATGCTCGGGACCGGCCCTGTAGATAAAGGATACTAATCTTTAAATACTAGAGTTTTGATAACTTAATCATGCACTAATAAGTTGGAGAGCATAATTTATTTATACCTAAATACCTAATACCTAAATTTATAGGAAAATGAAGTGATTATTGTGTCCCGTCATAAACAAAGACCACAGCAAAACTAAAATGGGCTTTTGATGATATTTTGGGCCGGTCTTATTTGGATCCTCAAACTTAAAAAACATATACGAGTGTATCATAAAATAAAGTCATCGTTAATTGTCCGTATAAAACCAATATACTAAAACCTTACCGGCGCCGGAAAATAAGTCATCTCCGTCCGGTCTGCAACTCATTACTCCAAACAATGGAAGCGAAGCCCTCATCTACTCCTACTTCAAATTTTGTTGATCAATTAGTCGTAAGCATAAAATATCATACTTATATATCAGCGTGTGCGATAATTATTGATATTTATCAAATTTGTTAAAATGTGATTAGGTGCCTGGAGATGTGGTATTAGACCTATCAAGTATGTCGAATCAAACTATTAAGCTTGGTGGTGGCTTACGTCAGGTTCTTTCTTCTTTCATTAATTTCAATTTTAAATATaattcagggtttagggtttatcgtTTCACATGCTTGCCCTAATTCAATTACGAAGCTAAATAACAGTGTAAAGGATTATATTTCTATATTTCTTGTTGATTATTTCTACTTTGATTAATGCATATGAAGGCATCAAGCATAAGGCAATCTTATTTTACATACAAGCCATATGTTAGCAACATGGTTTTCGATATTAGTGATTCGAGAACCCTACTTTTTCGATGAAACTTCTGAATTTGTTATGATATTGCCACTCCTCAACTTGTATAACGCTTTCTTGATGTGCATTTTTCATATTGGAACAAAATAATTTAGTGTAATGGCTAACGTAGTTATAAGAAACAAGTGTTcaatggcggaacttgaacccgactaCAAAGGAGGTAAAACTAGTGACAgtgggtaatttttttttttttagtgaatATTTTTTAAAGGCAGATGCTCCTGAACATGTTCATTACTACCATTTGTACTTTCTGAAAGTGTGTTGCTATTATATGACTTCAAAATTCGTGCGTTTTTTAGGTTTTGACTTTATGTAAGATATGTTGATTGTTTTCTGCCAATGTTATGAAAATTGATAGGATGGTGATTGCATATCTGTAATGAAAGCTGGGAAGTTAAGATATACGAAGCCGAACAAATATTGGGTTGAGACCTCCCATAAGAGGGTAAGCTTATTGTTATAATTTTACTTTAACTAGTAATAAGCTTTTTTTGAAGGTCAAAGTCAGAACTCAAAATCTAGTTTTTGTTATTTTACCGTGCATTTAATTATTTACATGCTAGTAGTACTGATCAAGGTTGTGACTTATGAAGTTATATTTAAAGCATACATGTTTTACATCTGTACATGGGGAATTTATGTTAACTGAGTGGGGTCACGTGACACCACTAGTTTGGTAGTTTTTTTGCTAAGTAACCTTCAAATTATACTAAATTTAACTATGGGACCCATATATTTTTAGGACCTATGTTTTTTTGGAGGTAAGAATTACTAAAGTACCCTTCAAATATAATTAGCTTTGAAAAAGATTTCTGGACCCCATTGAGTTTCAATCCCGGATTCGCCATTGCATCTACATTTCTAAAGCAGTAAAACTATTTCTAATGTTTGATTCATTAGGGCTTATTAGGTTTTGCGTTTTTCAACTTTTGAACCTTTACATAACTTGTGACATAGATGTAATTTTTTCCTTTTTTTAATTACTAGTACATGATTTGAATCATTATCAACTCTCTGCTATAGCCATAAGCAAATGTTATTATCTCAAATTGTTATCTGCAGATACACTACTTAGGTTACAAATATAGAATTTTTCCTTATAACTAATATTTTCTGTTCTAACGCTTCTCCCAAAATTACAACAGCCAAACACAATGCAACCATTATTTATTTCCTCTATAATCTATATATTCATTTACCGTGCACTTGTTATTCTAATATCAAGGTTTTTTATATTATTTCAATTTGTACATTTATTTATTTGCTGTATTCTGACAAGTTACTATGATTTACCTGAGCATTTGCAGTATGTGCCTAGTGCTGGCGATAACGTTCTAGGAGTGGTGGTCGATACTAAACCAGAAGTGAGTTTTCTGGAGTTTTATTGTATACTGTTatttaatacttatatttttaCTCATAAACAATACGGAGTATCTCTTATTTTTAAAAGCGTAATATTCCCATTATTTTATATGTCTATTCTGTATATATATGCTTGTTTTTAAATTGTGTTTCAGAACTTTCTTGTGGACATCAAAGGGCCTACCTTGGCCTTGTTACCCGTTCTAGCATTTGAAGGAGGAACTAGGAGAAACATACCAAAGTTTGAGGTACAATACCGGCAATGATTAAATTTATGTTACATAATTTTGTTGTATACATCATATAGCCATGTAAGCTGGTATATTTAAGCATATTTCTGATTACTTTCTTTTTACTTTTTGCTATTTGCTCTCAAACTTCTTCTACGGAACTTTCATATGGATTACACGTTGCATTGTAGGTGGGAACCTTGTTGTATGTTCGTGTGGTGAGTGCAAATACAGGCATGAACCCTGAGTTGACATGCATGGATGGTTAGTAATATTTTCATTTGGGTCATATTGTTTGTAAAGTACTCCATATAAAGTTAGACCTCTAGTTTTAAACTAATTAAGCTTATCATACTTTTTATCTGTAGTCAATGGTAAAACAGCAGAATATGGCGTACTTAAAGAGGGCTATATGTTTGAATCATCAACCGGCCTCTCAAGAATGTGAGTGTTTCTTTCGATATGCATAAAACAGTTTTTGTGTACGTTCATTTTTTATAAAGATCTAAAATTTGTGTTTTTACAGGCTACTAAGTTCTCCACCTCATCCAATTCTTGAAGGCCTTGGGAAGAAACTCTCATTTGAGATAGCTGTTGGCATTAATGGCCGTTTTTGGGTATGATTTTTAAAACATTATATCATTGCTATACTAAGGCAAACCTTATACAAATTTTACATTTTACATCTTTTAAATTTGTTGTTTTTTGGTATAGGTGAATGCATCACAATCATCTACGGTAATTCTTGTTGGAAATGCTATACAAAAATCCGAATCTCTTAGCTTGGTGCAACAAAAAATCTATTTAGAGAAATTGCTCAAGAGCGTGCAATGATCAACGCAACATCGGTTTATCATGTCATTGTATTTTTCTTAATTTTAACCATTTAGATAAAGATCAAATGCAATTATCTATGTTTTTGTTAACAACATAATTTATTTGAATGAGAAGCTATGATTAAAGTGAATAGTATGAAGCCCCTTGCGTCCTGCTTATATCTCGATTGTAGGCTTGATATTATAGTCGGCTTCTAGAATCTCAAATTTCCCACACATGAAATCGTAGTATCCGCCCATTAGTTTAAGTTTCTTTTCAGCTACTCTGGATCGAACGTAAGGGTATGATAGTAAATTTACAAGAGAGTTTCTGAGTGACTCCTGCATTTATAAGATAAAATATTTTAGGAGTAGAGAAACTAGTTAAAAAAAAAGGGAAAATTGATTCAAAATGCATCGAATTTTCATCAAaattctattgtatgcattcaatttTCAAAAGTCCTATTGTATGTATTCAACTTTGTATTTTCTCTTATTGTATGCATCATGTCACCCTTGTATCCGGTTACTATTTGGGTTTCTTTACGTGGTTGGTCCCTTGACTTAACACTCGTTAAAATTTTCCGTTAAGTCTAACTGATGCATACAAGTTATGCTTACTTTGCTAGATGATTCTAGGTTTATACCAGCAAGGCATCAAACACAAGATCACTTGTAACAATATTCCTTTTAGTTAAACATTACACTAAATTGAACAAAGCTTTCCGCCATTGGCGGTCCACTAAATCAGATAGGAGTTAACGATTCTGGACCCGAGTGCACCCAAATCATGTCGGATCCACCACTACCGGTACGTAAAAAAAGAGAGAGGCTTTTTTCATGTGTATCCAGTTATGAAATATGATTATGtgaaagttactattaaaatg
This genomic window from Rutidosis leptorrhynchoides isolate AG116_Rl617_1_P2 chromosome 2, CSIRO_AGI_Rlap_v1, whole genome shotgun sequence contains:
- the LOC139892475 gene encoding uncharacterized protein yields the protein MEAKPSSTPTSNFVDQLVVPGDVVLDLSSMSNQTIKLGGGLRQDGDCISVMKAGKLRYTKPNKYWVETSHKRYVPSAGDNVLGVVVDTKPENFLVDIKGPTLALLPVLAFEGGTRRNIPKFEVGTLLYVRVVSANTGMNPELTCMDVNGKTAEYGVLKEGYMFESSTGLSRMLLSSPPHPILEGLGKKLSFEIAVGINGRFWVNASQSSTVILVGNAIQKSESLSLVQQKIYLEKLLKSVQ